Proteins from a genomic interval of Desulfovibrio piger:
- the ccsA gene encoding cytochrome c biogenesis protein CcsA — protein sequence MMQRAFSVWPLLLVLLGGAALAVCQWLIFFYAPVEAQLGLMQKVFYTHLPLAWWALISFLVVFVASIVYLIRRSPAADRVCAAAAEVGVLLAGLALVTGMIWARRSWGVWWMWDPRLTTTLVMWFIYAGYLVLRGLDLPPQRKRMICAVVGVVAFLDVPLVFLSARLWRSIHPAVFASKGGGLEPEMKLTAIACVAAMGLFWAGLVWLRTRQLGLRDRLDSLRLQAED from the coding sequence ATGATGCAACGCGCCTTTTCCGTGTGGCCCCTGCTGCTGGTGTTGCTGGGCGGTGCGGCCCTGGCCGTGTGCCAGTGGCTGATCTTTTTCTATGCCCCTGTGGAAGCCCAGCTGGGCCTGATGCAGAAGGTCTTCTATACCCATCTGCCGCTGGCCTGGTGGGCGCTCATCAGCTTTCTGGTGGTCTTCGTGGCGTCCATCGTCTACCTGATCCGGCGTTCCCCGGCCGCTGACCGCGTCTGCGCGGCCGCTGCCGAAGTGGGCGTGCTGCTGGCCGGTCTGGCCCTGGTCACGGGCATGATCTGGGCCCGCCGCTCCTGGGGCGTCTGGTGGATGTGGGATCCCCGCCTGACCACCACGCTGGTCATGTGGTTCATCTATGCGGGCTATCTGGTGCTGCGCGGCCTGGACCTGCCGCCCCAGCGCAAGCGCATGATCTGCGCCGTGGTGGGCGTGGTGGCCTTTCTGGACGTGCCGCTGGTCTTCCTTTCGGCCCGGCTGTGGCGCTCCATCCACCCGGCGGTGTTCGCCTCCAAGGGCGGCGGGCTGGAACCTGAGATGAAGCTGACCGCCATCGCCTGTGTGGCGGCCATGGGCCTGTTCTGGGCGGGCCTGGTGTGGCTGCGCACCCGCCAGCTGGGCCTGCGCGACCGGCTGGACAGCCTGCGCCTGCAGGCGGAAGACTGA
- a CDS encoding CcmD family protein, with amino-acid sequence MDSNFLWLVAAGAAVWLGLAAYLVFMGCAQRRLDARLRQMEILHD; translated from the coding sequence ATGGACAGCAATTTCCTGTGGCTGGTGGCGGCCGGTGCCGCCGTCTGGCTGGGTCTGGCCGCGTACCTGGTCTTCATGGGCTGTGCCCAGCGTCGTCTGGATGCCCGTCTGCGCCAGATGGAGATCCTGCATGACTGA